A portion of the Rhodococcus pseudokoreensis genome contains these proteins:
- a CDS encoding M16 family metallopeptidase gives MAKIDRSRTAALTQAPTLHEPDAGVRRTVLPGGLRVVTEYVPGVRSASVGVWVGVGSRDEQPTVAGAAHFLEHLLFKATPSRSALDIAQVMDGVGGELNAFTSKEHTCFYAHVLDDDLPLAIDLVSDVVLRGRCRSSDVDVERQVVLEEISMRDDDPEDLLGDAFLTALYGDHPVGRPVIGSVESIESMTRTQLHSFHVRRYTPPRMVVAVAGNVEHDHTVELVRRAFAGHLESASEPAPRRAGTLRLRTEPALSLTNRDSEQVHLSLGVRAFGRHESHRWALSVLNAAVGGGLSSRLFQEVREIRGLAYSVYSGIDTFSDTGAFSIYAGCQPENLGEVTTVIREVLSNVAAEGITDAECARAKGSLRGGLVLGLEDSGSRMHRIGRSELNYGNHRSITETLSKIDAVTTDEVRDVARVLLQRPFGAAVVGPYRRKRDLPASVRGIVR, from the coding sequence ATGGCCAAGATCGATCGCAGCCGCACTGCCGCACTCACCCAAGCACCGACCCTGCACGAGCCGGATGCAGGCGTCCGGCGCACCGTGCTCCCCGGCGGGCTCCGGGTGGTCACCGAATACGTTCCCGGTGTCCGATCCGCGTCCGTGGGCGTCTGGGTGGGTGTCGGATCACGCGACGAGCAGCCCACCGTCGCCGGTGCGGCGCACTTCCTCGAGCACCTGCTGTTCAAGGCCACGCCGTCTCGCAGTGCTCTCGACATCGCGCAGGTGATGGACGGTGTCGGCGGCGAACTCAACGCCTTCACGTCCAAGGAGCACACCTGCTTCTACGCGCACGTGCTCGACGACGACCTGCCGCTCGCCATCGACCTCGTCAGTGACGTCGTCCTGCGCGGTCGCTGCCGGTCGTCCGACGTGGACGTGGAACGCCAGGTGGTCCTCGAAGAGATCTCGATGCGCGACGACGACCCGGAAGACCTCCTCGGCGACGCGTTCCTGACCGCCCTGTACGGCGACCATCCGGTGGGCAGGCCGGTGATCGGCAGCGTCGAATCCATCGAATCGATGACCCGCACCCAACTCCACTCGTTCCACGTGCGGCGCTACACGCCGCCGCGCATGGTGGTCGCCGTCGCCGGCAACGTGGAGCACGACCACACGGTCGAACTGGTGCGGCGCGCGTTCGCCGGGCACCTCGAATCGGCGTCCGAACCGGCTCCCCGCCGCGCCGGCACCCTGCGCCTGCGGACCGAACCGGCACTCAGCCTGACCAACCGGGACAGCGAACAGGTCCACCTCTCGCTCGGGGTGCGCGCGTTCGGGCGGCACGAGTCCCACCGCTGGGCACTGTCGGTACTCAACGCCGCTGTCGGCGGCGGGCTCAGTTCCCGGCTGTTCCAGGAAGTGCGGGAGATCCGCGGCCTGGCATATTCCGTGTACTCGGGCATCGACACGTTCTCCGACACGGGTGCGTTCTCGATCTACGCCGGGTGTCAGCCAGAGAACCTCGGCGAGGTCACCACGGTGATCCGCGAGGTGCTCTCGAACGTGGCCGCCGAGGGCATCACCGACGCCGAATGCGCCCGCGCCAAGGGTTCGCTGCGGGGCGGACTGGTTCTGGGGTTGGAGGATTCGGGTTCACGGATGCACCGCATCGGTCGCAGCGAGCTCAACTACGGCAATCACCGCAGTATCACTGAAACCCTGAGCAAGATCGACGCGGTCACCACCGACGAGGTGCGCGACGTCGCGAGGGTCCTGCTGCAGCGCCCGTTCGGCGCCGCCGTCGTCGGACCGTATCGTCGCAAGCGTGACCTGCCGGCCTCGGTGCGCGGCATCGTCCGGTAA
- a CDS encoding HemK2/MTQ2 family protein methyltransferase yields MLVRLPGVYRPQRDTWLLAEALAARDLGPGTRVLDLCCGTGALSVEACAAGAGWVTAVDVSRRAAISTWLNAKLNRRTIRVVRGDLVDAVRTLRFDVVVANPPYAPATDDGRPGRVLARAWDAGVDGRAVLDRICSETPDLLAPGGTLLLVQSTLNGVDKTRAMLEERGLRVDVVASEDVPFGPALASRTRMLESRELIRPGQRTERIAVLAATDLRSGTTRHRHTRR; encoded by the coding sequence ATGCTCGTTCGTCTACCCGGGGTGTATCGCCCCCAGCGCGACACGTGGCTGCTCGCCGAGGCGCTGGCCGCCCGAGATCTCGGTCCGGGCACCCGTGTGCTCGATCTCTGCTGTGGCACAGGGGCGTTGAGTGTCGAGGCGTGCGCGGCGGGGGCCGGCTGGGTGACCGCGGTCGACGTGTCGCGCCGCGCCGCGATCAGTACGTGGCTCAACGCCAAACTGAACCGCCGGACCATCCGTGTGGTGCGGGGCGACCTGGTGGACGCCGTCCGGACGCTTCGATTCGACGTGGTGGTGGCCAACCCGCCCTACGCGCCCGCGACCGACGACGGAAGGCCGGGCCGGGTACTCGCGCGAGCCTGGGACGCCGGCGTCGACGGGCGCGCCGTACTCGACCGGATCTGCAGCGAAACCCCGGACCTCCTTGCTCCCGGCGGCACCCTGCTCCTCGTCCAGTCGACGCTCAACGGGGTGGACAAGACGCGGGCGATGCTGGAAGAGCGGGGACTGCGGGTGGACGTGGTCGCGTCGGAGGACGTGCCGTTCGGTCCCGCGCTCGCGTCCCGCACGAGGATGCTGGAGTCGCGGGAGCTGATCCGGCCCGGCCAGCGCACCGAGCGGATTGCGGTGCTGGCGGCGACCGACCTGCGGTCCGGCACCACCCGGCATCGACACACCCGACGCTGA
- a CDS encoding SRPBCC family protein, protein MFTSTPSALSAGAENGYSSPVPHSFSADSDAPVDTMWALVARPSRWPEWAPHVRGAWGLGFPEIEAGRCGAARLLWIVPVPASISAKTPGRSWTWRVGPMTLDHLVEPRGTGSRITMTMSAPGPLDAVLGVTYGPVVRTLVRRLARVAGER, encoded by the coding sequence TTGTTCACGTCCACCCCCTCCGCGCTGTCGGCCGGGGCCGAAAACGGGTACTCCTCCCCCGTGCCGCATTCCTTCTCAGCTGATTCCGACGCCCCGGTGGACACGATGTGGGCGCTCGTCGCACGGCCGTCGCGCTGGCCCGAGTGGGCTCCGCACGTGCGCGGCGCGTGGGGTCTCGGATTCCCCGAAATCGAAGCCGGCAGATGCGGCGCGGCACGACTGCTCTGGATCGTGCCGGTTCCCGCATCCATCTCCGCCAAGACACCGGGCCGCTCCTGGACGTGGCGGGTGGGACCGATGACGCTCGATCACCTCGTCGAGCCCCGCGGCACCGGTTCGCGGATCACGATGACGATGTCCGCGCCGGGGCCGCTCGATGCGGTGCTCGGCGTCACCTACGGCCCGGTCGTGCGGACTCTCGTCCGCCGACTCGCCCGCGTCGCCGGCGAACGCTAG
- a CDS encoding DinB family protein: MDWPHELADQLDWHWEHQLRPRLAGLTDDEYFWEPAPDCWSVRPRGRSQAPVQAGSGEFTIDFAFPTPDPPPITTIAWRLGHIVVGVFGMRIGNHFGGPAMDYETFDYAGTAAQALTQLDEQYDAWCEGVRGLGTSGLAQPCGPSEGPFADYPMAALVLHINREVIHHGAEVALLRDLYLRRPA; this comes from the coding sequence ATGGACTGGCCGCACGAACTCGCCGATCAGCTCGATTGGCACTGGGAGCATCAGTTGCGCCCACGGCTGGCGGGGCTGACCGACGACGAGTACTTCTGGGAGCCCGCCCCGGACTGCTGGAGTGTGCGGCCGAGAGGCCGCTCGCAGGCTCCCGTTCAGGCCGGCAGCGGCGAGTTCACCATCGATTTCGCCTTTCCCACGCCGGACCCGCCCCCGATCACGACCATCGCCTGGCGGCTCGGGCACATCGTCGTCGGCGTCTTCGGCATGCGGATCGGCAATCACTTCGGCGGGCCGGCCATGGACTATGAGACGTTCGACTACGCCGGCACCGCTGCGCAGGCGCTCACTCAGCTCGACGAGCAGTACGACGCCTGGTGTGAAGGCGTACGGGGCCTGGGGACCAGCGGTCTCGCCCAGCCGTGCGGGCCCAGCGAGGGACCGTTCGCGGACTACCCGATGGCGGCGCTGGTGTTGCACATCAATCGCGAGGTCATCCACCACGGTGCCGAAGTGGCGCTGCTGCGAGATCTGTACCTGCGACGACCGGCCTAG
- a CDS encoding YdeI/OmpD-associated family protein: MDTVVARTAAQWRAWLSENCRSEKEVWLVIPHKDSGRPSIRYHEAIEQALCFGWIDGLHRTHDADSSRLRFTPRTARSSWSRVNRQRAASMIEQGLMTEAGQAAIDLAKSKGTWENAANGDNSVVPGDLRAAFTRNEVAHANFEKFPPSSTRLILQWIASAKTPDTRKRRIERTVTLAARNLRANHPGVRIRDGVQ, from the coding sequence GTGGACACCGTCGTCGCTCGCACGGCCGCACAGTGGCGTGCATGGCTCTCGGAGAATTGCCGGTCCGAGAAGGAGGTCTGGCTGGTCATCCCCCACAAGGACAGCGGGAGGCCGAGCATCCGCTATCACGAGGCGATCGAACAGGCGCTGTGCTTCGGATGGATCGACGGCCTGCACCGCACACACGACGCCGACAGTTCGCGCCTGCGCTTCACGCCCCGCACCGCGCGCAGTTCCTGGAGCCGGGTCAACCGGCAGCGCGCGGCGAGCATGATCGAGCAGGGACTGATGACCGAGGCCGGTCAGGCGGCCATCGATCTGGCCAAGTCCAAGGGGACCTGGGAGAACGCGGCGAACGGCGACAACTCGGTGGTCCCCGGCGATCTGCGGGCAGCGTTCACGCGAAACGAGGTTGCACACGCGAACTTCGAGAAGTTTCCGCCGTCTTCGACACGGTTGATCCTGCAGTGGATAGCGTCAGCCAAGACGCCGGACACGAGGAAGCGGCGGATCGAACGGACGGTCACGCTGGCTGCGAGAAATCTGCGGGCCAACCATCCGGGTGTTCGGATCCGGGACGGTGTGCAGTAG
- a CDS encoding VOC family protein, whose translation MLRGLTTVSFYADDLTAARAWYTELLGVEPYFVRSVAGAPAYIEFRIGDYQHELGIIDSRFAGPDRSRDAENTMTYWHVDDVEASVERLLSLGATLHGKPVERGPGFVTASVTDPFGNILGVMFNQHYLDILASKAGV comes from the coding sequence ATGTTGCGAGGACTCACCACCGTCAGCTTCTACGCCGACGACCTGACGGCCGCCCGGGCCTGGTACACCGAACTGCTCGGAGTCGAGCCGTATTTCGTGCGCTCGGTGGCGGGGGCGCCCGCCTACATCGAGTTTCGGATCGGCGACTACCAGCACGAACTCGGCATCATCGACAGCCGATTTGCCGGACCGGACCGTTCGCGTGACGCCGAGAACACGATGACCTACTGGCACGTCGACGATGTGGAGGCGAGTGTCGAGCGGCTGCTGTCCCTGGGTGCCACCCTGCACGGGAAGCCGGTCGAGCGCGGGCCGGGATTCGTCACCGCGTCCGTGACCGACCCGTTCGGGAACATACTCGGCGTGATGTTCAATCAGCACTACCTGGACATTCTCGCGTCGAAGGCGGGGGTGTGA
- a CDS encoding helix-turn-helix transcriptional regulator, protein MRADRLVATLLLMQSRGRVTAAEVAEELEVSVATARRDLEALSAAGIPVYPQSGRGGGWSLLGGARTDLSGLSATEAQALTLLVGPAAAVSGEAKAALRKLVRALPQTFRADAEAAATATMIDPTRWGEHDRRRPEMVDLLQAAVIRRRKVRLTYTTSAGQRSDRLVDPWGLVDKDDVWYLLAGTERGQRTFRVDRIVDAESTEQPAERPDDFTLAAAWDEVVGEVEQRRSTTWATVLIDARFVPILRDHFGRHCHPDGEGDDGRARVRLAAPTPLDIARNLAGWGSMVEVLEPRAVRAELARIGTELAHRYAGEDDQSAR, encoded by the coding sequence ATGCGCGCTGACCGACTCGTCGCCACCCTCCTGCTGATGCAATCCCGGGGTCGGGTGACCGCCGCCGAAGTCGCCGAGGAACTCGAGGTGTCCGTCGCCACGGCGCGCCGAGACCTGGAGGCGTTGTCCGCAGCGGGGATCCCGGTCTACCCGCAGTCCGGGCGCGGTGGCGGGTGGTCGCTCCTCGGCGGCGCTCGCACCGACCTCAGCGGGCTGTCCGCCACCGAGGCGCAGGCACTGACCCTGCTGGTCGGACCGGCCGCCGCCGTCTCGGGAGAGGCCAAGGCGGCGCTGCGCAAACTCGTGCGGGCGCTGCCACAGACCTTCCGGGCCGACGCCGAGGCCGCCGCCACTGCCACCATGATCGACCCCACCCGGTGGGGCGAGCATGACCGCCGCAGACCCGAGATGGTCGACCTGCTGCAGGCCGCCGTCATCCGGCGCCGGAAAGTCCGTCTGACCTACACCACCAGCGCCGGGCAGCGGTCCGACAGACTCGTCGACCCGTGGGGTCTCGTCGACAAGGACGACGTCTGGTACCTGCTCGCCGGCACCGAACGGGGTCAGCGAACCTTCCGGGTCGACCGGATCGTCGACGCCGAATCGACGGAGCAACCCGCCGAGCGCCCCGACGACTTCACGCTCGCCGCGGCGTGGGACGAAGTGGTCGGCGAGGTGGAGCAGCGGCGTTCCACGACGTGGGCGACGGTGCTCATCGACGCCAGGTTCGTGCCGATTCTTCGTGACCACTTCGGGCGGCACTGCCACCCCGACGGTGAGGGTGACGACGGTCGCGCCCGGGTGCGCCTCGCCGCACCGACCCCGTTGGACATCGCCCGAAACCTCGCCGGCTGGGGCTCGATGGTCGAAGTCCTCGAACCGCGGGCGGTCCGCGCCGAACTCGCCCGAATCGGCACAGAACTCGCCCACCGGTACGCCGGCGAGGACGATCAGTCGGCCAGGTAA
- a CDS encoding MTH1187 family thiamine-binding protein — MLVAFSVSPMGGDSDSVGAAVAAAVRVVRESGLPNETTSMFTTVEGEWDEVMAVVKRATDVLLEQFPRVSLVLKADIRPARSGQLRAKVETVERYLAD; from the coding sequence ATGCTGGTGGCATTCAGCGTCAGCCCGATGGGCGGGGACTCCGACAGTGTCGGTGCTGCCGTCGCCGCGGCCGTGCGGGTGGTCCGCGAATCCGGGCTGCCCAACGAGACCACGTCGATGTTCACCACCGTCGAGGGTGAGTGGGACGAGGTAATGGCAGTCGTGAAGCGCGCGACAGACGTTCTGCTGGAACAGTTTCCGCGGGTCAGCCTGGTGCTGAAGGCGGATATCCGGCCGGCGCGCAGCGGTCAGCTGCGAGCGAAGGTCGAGACCGTGGAGCGTTACCTGGCCGACTGA
- a CDS encoding hemerythrin domain-containing protein gives MTTDTLQPVDTRIMRIVHNALRRDIARSAQVLRTAPPPAQTQRVALADHLVWMMHFLHLHHSGEDRGLWPLVRELNPDAGALLDAMDADHARIRPEMERVTAAATEYRVHPTARDGLSHALAALEQVLLPHLQREEDEMMPVVARTLTRRRWDDVEEQVFIASKTKRELGIEAHWIVDGVDWEDYDVTVHKVGPATRFMLLHVFKRPYRRACAARWGTDLDVSPRIHQSPRTEGSVEVWIDVPARQLYDVVADVTRINERSPECRSCGWLPGRSPGTVGARFRGRNRAHHMRWSRVCEVAASDPGRKFEFHTVSDRRNPLYHDSTTWSYTFRADGDGTRVTHSYRIDVLPYRPLLSLYARLQPQHRDMRPQMRQNLEALRRQAHAGAPTGSLPRTA, from the coding sequence ATGACAACCGACACTCTGCAACCTGTCGACACTCGCATCATGCGCATCGTCCACAACGCACTGCGCCGTGATATCGCTCGCTCTGCGCAGGTATTGCGCACAGCACCGCCGCCCGCGCAGACCCAACGGGTCGCTCTCGCAGATCATCTCGTGTGGATGATGCATTTCCTGCACCTGCACCACAGCGGTGAGGACCGTGGGCTGTGGCCGCTGGTCCGTGAGCTGAACCCGGACGCCGGGGCACTGCTCGACGCGATGGACGCCGACCATGCGCGGATCCGCCCCGAGATGGAGCGGGTCACCGCTGCGGCAACCGAATACCGTGTGCATCCGACTGCCCGAGACGGACTTTCGCATGCTCTCGCCGCTCTCGAACAGGTTCTGCTGCCGCATCTGCAGCGTGAGGAGGACGAGATGATGCCGGTCGTCGCCCGAACCCTGACCCGTCGTCGGTGGGACGACGTCGAAGAGCAGGTGTTCATCGCCTCGAAGACCAAGCGGGAGCTGGGGATCGAAGCTCACTGGATTGTCGACGGTGTCGATTGGGAAGACTACGACGTCACCGTTCACAAAGTCGGTCCCGCTACCCGGTTCATGTTGCTCCATGTGTTCAAGCGACCATATCGGCGGGCGTGTGCCGCTCGATGGGGCACCGACCTCGACGTGAGCCCCCGGATCCACCAGTCACCCCGCACCGAGGGCTCGGTGGAGGTGTGGATCGACGTCCCGGCACGGCAGCTGTACGACGTGGTCGCCGACGTCACCCGCATCAACGAACGCAGCCCCGAGTGCCGCAGTTGCGGCTGGCTACCGGGACGGTCGCCGGGGACCGTGGGCGCCCGATTCCGGGGACGCAATCGCGCACATCACATGCGATGGTCCCGGGTCTGCGAAGTGGCCGCGTCCGATCCGGGCAGGAAATTCGAATTCCACACCGTGTCGGATCGGCGCAACCCGCTGTACCACGACTCGACCACCTGGTCATACACCTTCAGGGCGGACGGTGACGGGACCCGGGTGACGCATTCGTATCGGATCGACGTACTGCCGTACCGCCCGCTGCTCTCGCTCTACGCACGCCTCCAGCCGCAGCACCGGGACATGCGGCCGCAGATGCGGCAGAATCTCGAGGCGCTGCGGCGGCAGGCACACGCGGGCGCGCCCACAGGGTCCCTGCCCCGAACGGCCTAG
- a CDS encoding TetR/AcrR family transcriptional regulator: MATVEPDSAVPGGSGTRRYRSPLRRMQAAQTRAVVLEAATRLFAERGWAGTGVRDIARAAEVSVETVYATFGSKADLLKAALEVAIVGDDAQVPLADRPVYTAIGTGRTTGDRIESGARLIATINERTHRLAVAIRQGATTDTTLAAVAADLEGQRRRAVADVADLIVGRHADPGQVDELWVQAHDQVYALLVDECGWSRLRYESWLIDRIEEILDRPV, encoded by the coding sequence ATGGCGACGGTCGAGCCCGACTCGGCGGTGCCGGGCGGATCCGGGACCCGCCGGTACCGCTCACCACTGCGTCGCATGCAGGCAGCGCAGACGCGGGCGGTCGTGCTCGAGGCCGCCACCCGGTTGTTCGCCGAGCGCGGCTGGGCCGGCACCGGAGTGCGGGATATCGCGCGGGCCGCGGAGGTTTCCGTCGAAACCGTCTACGCGACATTCGGATCCAAGGCCGACTTGTTGAAAGCGGCACTGGAGGTCGCCATCGTCGGCGATGACGCTCAGGTGCCGTTGGCCGACCGGCCCGTCTACACGGCGATCGGAACGGGGCGCACGACCGGTGACCGCATCGAGTCGGGTGCGCGCCTGATCGCCACGATCAACGAGCGCACCCACCGCCTGGCCGTGGCAATCCGCCAGGGTGCGACGACCGATACCACGCTCGCAGCGGTGGCCGCCGACCTGGAGGGGCAGCGCAGGCGCGCGGTCGCCGACGTCGCAGACCTGATCGTGGGTCGTCACGCCGATCCAGGTCAGGTCGACGAACTGTGGGTCCAGGCCCACGACCAGGTCTACGCCCTGCTTGTGGACGAATGCGGTTGGAGTCGCCTCCGCTACGAGTCATGGCTGATCGACCGCATCGAAGAAATCCTCGACCGCCCGGTGTGA
- a CDS encoding WS/DGAT/MGAT family O-acyltransferase, with translation MLLPMSPTDSLFLLGESREHPMHVGGLAVFTPPDGADAADMGAMFETAATSDEVAPLFRKQARRSVTTLGQWGWDTATDVDVDYHVHRNALPQPGGMPELMTLVARLHGTALDRTRPLWEIHLIEGLADGRYAVYTKIHHALADGASAMNLLRRSMSEDPTRTGMPAPWQPAAPATATDTALPEHASTMPPNPRGLPGQVLRGIRAASSEVVGLAPALAGTVERALRAEGGPLSMQAPHTMFNVEIGGARQFAARTWPLERIRLLAKHADATVNDIILAMSAGALRGYLHDLGALPADPLIAMVPVSLRPNTSGIDVESANGNRIGVLMCNLATHLPDPAHRLDTVRTCMREGKHALRTMSPAQVLAMSAVGAAPLGIEMILGRRGPQRPPFNLVISNVAGPGTPLYWNGARLDSLYPLSIPVTGQALNITCTSSDDQLVFGLTGCRRTIPNLHHMLDHLDTELGTLEHVVGL, from the coding sequence ATGCTGCTGCCGATGTCGCCGACCGATTCGCTGTTCCTCCTCGGCGAGTCGCGGGAACATCCGATGCACGTCGGCGGGCTGGCAGTATTCACGCCACCGGACGGCGCCGACGCGGCCGACATGGGGGCGATGTTCGAGACGGCTGCAACCTCCGACGAGGTGGCACCGCTCTTCCGCAAGCAGGCCCGACGATCGGTGACCACCCTGGGACAGTGGGGTTGGGACACCGCGACCGACGTCGACGTCGACTACCACGTGCACCGCAACGCCCTCCCTCAACCGGGTGGCATGCCCGAACTGATGACACTGGTGGCCCGGCTGCACGGCACCGCGCTCGACCGCACCCGCCCACTGTGGGAGATACACCTGATCGAAGGCCTCGCCGACGGCCGCTACGCCGTGTACACCAAGATCCACCACGCCCTCGCCGACGGCGCATCGGCGATGAACCTGTTGCGCCGCAGCATGAGCGAGGACCCCACCCGCACGGGCATGCCCGCCCCCTGGCAACCCGCCGCACCCGCGACGGCGACCGACACCGCCCTGCCAGAACATGCGTCAACGATGCCGCCGAATCCGCGTGGCCTACCGGGTCAGGTCCTGCGCGGAATCCGCGCCGCGTCGAGCGAGGTCGTCGGCCTGGCACCGGCTCTCGCCGGCACCGTCGAACGCGCCCTACGCGCCGAGGGCGGCCCGTTATCCATGCAGGCACCGCACACGATGTTCAACGTCGAGATCGGGGGCGCCCGCCAATTCGCCGCCCGCACCTGGCCACTCGAACGGATACGGCTGCTCGCCAAGCACGCCGACGCCACCGTCAACGACATCATCCTGGCGATGTCCGCAGGAGCACTGCGCGGCTACCTGCACGACCTCGGTGCGCTGCCGGCCGATCCGCTGATCGCGATGGTCCCGGTGTCCCTGCGCCCCAACACCTCCGGCATCGATGTGGAATCCGCGAACGGGAACCGGATCGGGGTCCTGATGTGCAACCTCGCCACCCACCTACCCGACCCCGCCCACCGCCTCGACACCGTGCGCACCTGCATGCGCGAAGGCAAACACGCCCTCCGCACGATGAGCCCCGCCCAAGTGCTGGCGATGAGCGCCGTCGGCGCCGCCCCACTCGGTATCGAAATGATCCTCGGCCGGCGAGGACCACAGCGGCCGCCGTTCAACCTGGTGATCTCCAACGTCGCCGGACCCGGCACCCCGCTGTACTGGAACGGCGCCCGCCTCGACTCCCTCTACCCCCTGTCGATCCCGGTCACCGGACAAGCCCTGAACATCACGTGCACCAGCAGCGACGACCAGCTCGTGTTCGGGTTGACCGGCTGCCGACGCACCATCCCGAACCTGCACCACATGCTCGACCACCTCGACACCGAACTCGGCACCCTCGAACACGTCGTCGGTCTGTAA
- the dapA gene encoding 4-hydroxy-tetrahydrodipicolinate synthase codes for MTLPSAPVAPFGRVLTAMATAFTVDGEIDEEATARIALHLVDHGHDGLVVSGTTGEAATTTTAEDGRILRVVKDAVGNRAKIIAGVGTNDTRHTLELARQAVMQGADGLLLVTPYYNRPSQGGILQHFRYVVDAVDAPVMLYDIPSRAGTKLAPSTFEAMADWPSVVAVKDAAGDPTQAIMLRELGYAVYSGDDSLTLGFLAYGACGVVSVLGHVAGDEIRAMIEAFFSGDVETAREINARLQPALRAVMGVPNYGATTVKGALQLLAVLQNRTVRSPLLALDDGEYEALRTGLLASDLLR; via the coding sequence ATGACACTTCCGTCAGCGCCTGTCGCTCCGTTCGGGCGCGTGCTTACTGCTATGGCTACGGCGTTCACCGTGGACGGCGAGATCGACGAGGAGGCGACTGCTCGAATCGCTCTGCACTTGGTCGACCACGGACACGACGGACTGGTCGTGTCCGGGACAACCGGTGAGGCTGCCACGACCACCACCGCCGAGGATGGTCGGATACTGCGAGTGGTCAAGGACGCGGTAGGCAACCGCGCCAAGATCATTGCCGGGGTGGGCACAAACGACACCCGCCATACGCTGGAATTGGCGCGCCAGGCCGTCATGCAGGGTGCCGACGGGCTCCTGCTGGTAACGCCGTACTACAACAGGCCGAGTCAAGGCGGGATACTGCAACACTTTCGCTACGTAGTGGATGCCGTCGATGCCCCCGTCATGCTCTACGACATTCCCAGCCGGGCCGGCACCAAGCTGGCGCCCTCGACATTCGAGGCGATGGCGGACTGGCCGTCCGTGGTCGCGGTGAAGGATGCGGCCGGCGACCCCACACAAGCGATCATGCTGCGCGAATTGGGCTACGCGGTCTACTCGGGAGACGACAGCCTCACCCTGGGTTTCCTCGCGTACGGGGCATGCGGGGTCGTCTCTGTTCTCGGCCACGTGGCGGGCGACGAGATCCGCGCCATGATCGAGGCCTTCTTCTCGGGGGACGTCGAAACCGCGCGGGAGATCAATGCCCGCCTGCAGCCGGCTCTGCGTGCGGTAATGGGTGTCCCCAATTACGGTGCGACGACGGTCAAAGGGGCGCTGCAGTTGCTCGCTGTCCTGCAGAACAGAACCGTGAGGTCCCCTCTACTTGCTCTCGACGACGGCGAGTATGAAGCACTTCGGACGGGGCTGTTGGCTTCAGACTTGCTGCGCTGA